A genomic segment from Aliidongia dinghuensis encodes:
- a CDS encoding DUF3108 domain-containing protein, whose amino-acid sequence MMARSVAGWSVPNWSVPNWSVPNWSVPNWGATGWAGAGLLLAGFAGTPALASDAVPFDLAYDLSLGGLTVMSFELEVRTTGDRYAMDFSGRTRGMMSLFGHGSVASSSEGRLRPDGTPVPEVFISHSDGNEGERQSHIQYGSNGPTNWVAEPMPGSDGDEVTPVPPASIPGTRDILTALLDFAAALGRNEACTRDMHIFDGRRRFDLRTSDRGMEVVTPEGVGFYAGPAHHCHLDLDRIGGYPTDTSRYMSGNEAEFWLAPVLPGEPPVPVEIVFKGRLGMMHARLALARHGADLRGTPETAPQSAAVPQPHDDPR is encoded by the coding sequence ATGATGGCACGGAGCGTCGCGGGCTGGAGCGTCCCGAACTGGAGTGTCCCGAACTGGAGCGTCCCGAACTGGAGCGTCCCGAACTGGGGCGCCACGGGTTGGGCCGGGGCCGGCCTCCTGCTGGCTGGATTTGCCGGCACGCCCGCATTGGCCAGCGACGCGGTGCCGTTCGACCTTGCCTACGATCTGAGCCTCGGTGGCCTTACCGTCATGAGCTTCGAGCTGGAGGTGCGGACGACCGGCGATCGCTACGCCATGGATTTCTCCGGCCGGACGCGCGGCATGATGAGCCTGTTCGGCCACGGTTCCGTCGCCTCCTCGAGCGAGGGGCGCCTGCGGCCGGACGGCACGCCCGTGCCGGAGGTGTTCATCAGCCATTCCGATGGCAACGAGGGCGAGCGGCAATCGCACATCCAATACGGCTCCAACGGACCGACGAACTGGGTCGCAGAGCCCATGCCCGGCAGCGACGGCGATGAAGTGACGCCGGTTCCGCCTGCCTCCATTCCCGGCACCCGGGACATCCTGACGGCTCTCCTGGATTTCGCCGCGGCCCTTGGCCGGAACGAGGCCTGCACGCGGGACATGCACATCTTCGATGGGCGCCGGCGCTTCGATCTGCGCACGAGCGACCGCGGCATGGAGGTCGTGACGCCCGAGGGTGTCGGCTTCTATGCCGGCCCGGCGCACCATTGCCATCTGGATCTCGACCGGATTGGCGGCTATCCGACCGACACGTCGAGATACATGTCGGGCAACGAAGCCGAGTTCTGGCTGGCGCCCGTGCTGCCGGGCGAGCCGCCGGTGCCGGTCGAGATCGTGTTCAAGGGGCGGCTCGGCATGATGCATGCCCGCCTCGCCCTGGCGCGCCATGGCGCCGATCTGCGCGGCACGCCCGAGACCGCGCCCCAGTCGGCCGCGGTCCCGCAGCCGCACGACGATCCGCGTTAG
- the cysQ gene encoding 3'(2'),5'-bisphosphate nucleotidase CysQ: protein MADLDLGPLLAAAIDAAHDAAREILDVYAGDFAVARKSDQSPVTLADARAEAVILPRLMAAAPDIPVISEEQAEATGLPAAAAERFWLVDPLDGTKEFIKRNGEFTVNIALIEAGRPILGVVGIPAQGLIYAAAGPGTAGRHDASGTRTAIAARACPPEGAVVMSSRSHETNTDLDALLARRKVAERRIAGSALKFCRVAEGAADLYPRIGPTMEWDTAAGQAVLEAAGGRMTRLDGTPFTYGKPGFRNPGFVAEGR, encoded by the coding sequence ATGGCTGACCTGGACCTGGGACCGCTGCTCGCCGCCGCCATCGACGCCGCCCACGACGCCGCCCGCGAGATCCTCGACGTCTATGCCGGGGACTTCGCGGTCGCCCGCAAGAGCGACCAGTCACCGGTGACGCTCGCCGATGCCCGGGCGGAAGCGGTCATCCTGCCGCGCCTCATGGCGGCTGCCCCCGACATCCCGGTCATCTCGGAGGAGCAGGCCGAGGCGACCGGCCTGCCCGCCGCCGCGGCCGAACGGTTCTGGCTGGTCGATCCGCTCGACGGCACCAAGGAATTCATCAAGCGCAACGGCGAGTTCACGGTGAACATCGCGCTCATCGAGGCCGGCCGGCCGATCCTGGGCGTGGTCGGCATTCCGGCGCAGGGCCTGATCTATGCCGCAGCCGGCCCCGGCACGGCGGGGCGCCACGACGCGAGCGGCACGCGCACCGCGATCGCAGCACGCGCCTGCCCGCCGGAGGGCGCGGTCGTGATGTCGAGCCGCTCGCACGAGACCAATACCGACCTCGACGCGCTGCTGGCACGCCGCAAGGTCGCCGAGCGTCGGATCGCTGGCAGTGCGCTCAAGTTCTGCAGGGTCGCCGAAGGGGCAGCCGACCTCTACCCGCGCATCGGCCCGACCATGGAATGGGACACGGCCGCGGGCCAGGCTGTGCTGGAAGCGGCCGGCGGCCGCATGACCCGGCTCGACGGCACGCCCTTCACCTATGGCAAGCCCGGCTTTCGCAACCCGGGCTTCGTTGCTGAAGGACGATAG
- the groES gene encoding co-chaperone GroES, which produces MKFRPLHDRVVVKRIEQEEKSKGGIIIPDTAKEKPQEGEVVAVGPGARDEQGKIHALDVKAGDRVLFGKWSGTEIKIDGVDYLVMKESDIVGVIAG; this is translated from the coding sequence ATGAAATTCCGTCCGCTGCACGACCGCGTCGTGGTCAAGCGCATCGAGCAGGAAGAGAAGTCCAAGGGCGGCATCATCATCCCCGACACGGCCAAGGAAAAGCCGCAGGAGGGCGAGGTGGTCGCGGTGGGCCCGGGTGCCCGCGACGAGCAGGGCAAGATCCATGCGCTCGACGTCAAGGCTGGCGACCGGGTTCTGTTCGGCAAGTGGTCCGGCACGGAAATCAAGATCGACGGCGTCGATTATCTGGTCATGAAGGAATCGGACATCGTGGGCGTGATCGCGGGCTAA
- a CDS encoding AraC family transcriptional regulator — MRDTPLDPYEDLPRDVVVTANDYPARFVYPVHAHRRGQFAFAATGVASVVTESGNWVVPPGRGFWVPAGVSHSMRMSGPVTMLNAFIRPEAAGAARLPTECQVLGVSPLLRDLLVEATDVEPVYAEDQRAGRIMALLLDEIAAMRPLGLNAPLPAEPRLARLCRAVLDEPSLEVDIDEMARRAGMSRRSFTRAFRRETGTSFALWRQQACLLSAIVRLGEGEQVTQIALDLGYGSTSAFSAAFRRVLGASPSRYLKRVADR; from the coding sequence ATGCGCGACACGCCGCTCGATCCCTACGAAGACCTGCCGCGGGACGTGGTGGTGACGGCCAATGATTATCCGGCGCGCTTCGTCTATCCCGTCCACGCCCATCGCCGCGGCCAGTTCGCTTTCGCCGCGACGGGCGTCGCCTCGGTGGTGACGGAGAGCGGCAATTGGGTCGTCCCGCCGGGGCGAGGCTTCTGGGTGCCCGCCGGCGTATCTCATTCCATGCGGATGTCCGGCCCAGTCACCATGTTGAATGCTTTCATCCGGCCGGAAGCGGCGGGCGCTGCCCGGTTGCCGACGGAGTGTCAGGTGCTGGGTGTCTCACCGCTGCTGCGCGACCTATTGGTGGAGGCCACCGACGTCGAGCCGGTCTATGCAGAAGATCAGCGCGCGGGGCGGATTATGGCCTTGCTGCTGGATGAGATCGCCGCAATGCGCCCGCTCGGGCTCAATGCGCCGCTGCCGGCCGAGCCGCGCCTCGCCCGGCTCTGCCGCGCCGTGCTCGACGAGCCCAGCCTGGAGGTCGACATCGACGAGATGGCGCGCCGCGCCGGCATGAGCCGCCGCAGCTTCACACGGGCGTTCCGGCGGGAGACCGGCACCAGCTTCGCGCTCTGGCGCCAGCAGGCCTGCCTGCTCTCCGCCATCGTGCGCCTGGGCGAGGGGGAGCAGGTCACCCAGATTGCCCTCGACCTGGGTTATGGCAGCACCAGCGCCTTCTCGGCCGCTTTCCGGCGCGTTCTGGGGGCGTCGCCGAGCCGGTATCTCAAGCGCGTTGCAGATCGCTAG
- a CDS encoding GntR family transcriptional regulator, which yields MSELEPPLPPPGHSLTLHDGLLGRLRDMIIEGEWAPGTRLRERELTEWLGVSRTPLREALKVLAAERLIELTPNRGARVASLGEAEIRHMFELMGALEALAGRLAAERVSEADLLELNAMHLQMRAHYVRRDLPAYFRLNQAIHRRIVAAAGNPLLAQSYDQLAGRIRRPRFLASQWSPERWAQAVEEHEAIMVALTRRDGALLAQLLEAHLAHKAEALLAHLTPDAVEQAV from the coding sequence ATGAGCGAACTTGAGCCGCCCCTGCCCCCGCCCGGTCACAGCCTGACCCTGCATGACGGGCTGCTCGGCCGCCTGCGCGACATGATCATCGAGGGCGAGTGGGCGCCCGGCACGCGGCTGCGCGAGCGGGAGCTGACGGAGTGGCTGGGCGTGTCGCGCACGCCATTGCGCGAGGCGCTCAAGGTGCTGGCCGCCGAACGGCTGATCGAGCTTACGCCCAATCGCGGGGCGCGCGTGGCGAGCCTTGGCGAGGCGGAGATCCGCCACATGTTCGAGCTCATGGGCGCGCTCGAGGCGCTGGCCGGCCGGCTCGCGGCCGAGCGCGTGTCCGAGGCCGACCTGCTCGAGCTCAACGCCATGCACCTGCAGATGCGGGCGCATTACGTCCGGCGCGACCTGCCGGCCTATTTCCGGCTGAACCAGGCGATCCACCGGCGCATCGTCGCGGCCGCGGGCAACCCGCTCCTGGCCCAGTCCTATGACCAGCTGGCCGGCCGCATCCGCCGGCCGCGCTTTCTCGCCAGCCAATGGAGCCCGGAGCGCTGGGCCCAGGCGGTCGAGGAGCACGAGGCGATCATGGTGGCCTTGACCCGGCGTGACGGCGCGCTCTTGGCCCAGCTGCTCGAGGCGCATCTCGCCCACAAGGCCGAAGCGCTGCTCGCCCATCTGACGCCCGACGCGGTCGAACAGGCGGTCTGA
- a CDS encoding NAD(P)H-dependent flavin oxidoreductase, which translates to MATEFTRWLGIDHPIIQAPMAGAGSTPAMTAAVSAAGGLGSIGAAYLSLDALAAEVAEVRSRTDRPFAINLFARSESAPGAADPAPMLALIARHHEALGIEPPVLPSMPPDPLDSQLAAMLVHQPAVVSFTMGALPAADVARLKAAGIKTMGTATTVAEAKALEASGVDAIIAQGSEAGGHRGTFFAPWQAALIGTMALVPQIVDAVSVPVVAAGGIMDGRGIVAAEALGAAAVQMGTAFLTTTESGIHEAYKAALLASADTATTVTLAFSGRPARGMRNRFLTEVEAVADQILSFPLQNSTTRPMRSAAARQGDIERLSLWSGQAASLGRRMGSAELVRRLVDEAEAVRARLR; encoded by the coding sequence ATGGCGACCGAATTCACCCGTTGGCTCGGCATCGATCATCCGATCATTCAGGCGCCCATGGCCGGCGCCGGCTCGACGCCGGCGATGACGGCCGCCGTATCGGCTGCGGGCGGGCTGGGGTCGATCGGCGCCGCCTATCTCAGTCTCGACGCACTCGCGGCTGAAGTGGCCGAGGTCCGCAGCCGGACCGATCGCCCGTTCGCGATCAACCTCTTTGCCCGCAGCGAGAGTGCGCCCGGCGCCGCCGACCCGGCGCCCATGCTGGCGCTGATCGCCCGGCATCACGAGGCGCTCGGGATCGAGCCGCCGGTGCTGCCGTCGATGCCGCCCGATCCGCTCGACAGTCAGCTGGCGGCGATGCTCGTTCATCAGCCGGCCGTGGTCAGCTTCACCATGGGCGCGCTGCCGGCCGCAGACGTTGCGCGGCTCAAGGCCGCCGGCATCAAGACCATGGGCACGGCGACCACCGTGGCCGAGGCGAAGGCGCTCGAGGCGAGCGGCGTCGATGCGATCATCGCCCAGGGCAGCGAGGCAGGCGGCCATCGCGGCACGTTCTTCGCCCCCTGGCAGGCGGCGCTGATCGGCACCATGGCGCTCGTGCCGCAGATCGTCGACGCCGTGTCCGTGCCGGTCGTGGCGGCGGGCGGCATCATGGACGGCCGCGGCATCGTCGCGGCAGAGGCGCTGGGGGCGGCCGCCGTGCAGATGGGCACCGCCTTCCTCACCACGACCGAAAGCGGCATCCACGAGGCCTACAAGGCAGCACTCCTCGCCTCCGCCGACACGGCGACCACGGTCACCCTCGCCTTTTCCGGCCGGCCGGCGCGCGGCATGCGCAACCGGTTCCTGACCGAGGTCGAGGCGGTGGCGGACCAGATCCTGTCGTTCCCGCTGCAGAATTCGACGACGCGGCCCATGCGCTCCGCTGCGGCACGTCAAGGCGATATCGAGCGCCTGTCGCTGTGGAGCGGCCAAGCGGCATCGCTCGGCCGCCGCATGGGCTCGGCCGAACTGGTGCGCCGGCTGGTCGACGAAGCCGAGGCAGTGCGCGCCCGCCTGCGGTAA
- the mscL gene encoding large conductance mechanosensitive channel protein MscL, protein MLNEFKKFAIRGNVIDLAVGIIIGTAFTAIVTSLVNDVLMPPLGLIIGGIDFSDFFVTLKGGGHETLAAAKAAGDVTINYGLFLNSIIKFIIVAFAVFLLVRYINKLAGPKDTAPPPPSKSELLLAEIRDLLKQRPV, encoded by the coding sequence ATGCTGAACGAATTCAAGAAATTCGCGATACGCGGCAACGTGATCGACCTCGCGGTCGGCATCATCATCGGCACGGCCTTCACGGCGATCGTCACCTCGCTCGTCAACGACGTGCTGATGCCGCCGCTCGGCCTCATCATCGGCGGCATTGATTTCTCGGATTTCTTCGTCACGCTCAAGGGCGGCGGCCACGAGACGCTCGCGGCGGCGAAAGCGGCCGGCGACGTTACGATCAACTACGGCCTGTTCCTGAATTCGATCATCAAATTCATCATCGTCGCCTTCGCCGTATTCCTGCTGGTGCGCTATATCAACAAGCTCGCCGGCCCCAAGGACACGGCCCCGCCCCCGCCGTCCAAGAGCGAACTGCTGCTGGCGGAGATCCGCGATCTTCTGAAGCAGCGCCCGGTCTGA
- a CDS encoding DinB family protein: MPNNLLAMLTRYNRWANGLIFEAVAALPEGEAEKPRQTVFSSILRTLDHVYVVGRIFQAHLEGRPHGYEARVSPETPQLGELAAWQRALDDWYVSIGDRLSADGADEPVDFTFVDGGSGRMTRAEILLHVVNHTSYHRGFVADLLRQIPARAPVTDLPVFIRDRSRGAGA, translated from the coding sequence ATGCCGAACAATCTCCTCGCCATGCTGACGCGGTACAATCGCTGGGCGAACGGCCTGATCTTCGAGGCGGTCGCCGCCCTGCCGGAGGGCGAGGCCGAAAAGCCGCGCCAGACCGTCTTCTCCTCCATCCTGCGGACACTCGATCACGTCTATGTGGTCGGCCGGATCTTCCAGGCGCATCTGGAAGGCCGGCCGCATGGCTATGAGGCTCGCGTCTCGCCGGAAACGCCCCAACTCGGCGAGCTCGCGGCTTGGCAGCGCGCGCTTGACGACTGGTATGTGTCGATCGGCGACAGGCTGTCGGCGGATGGGGCGGACGAGCCGGTCGATTTCACCTTCGTTGATGGCGGATCGGGCCGCATGACCCGGGCCGAGATACTGCTCCATGTGGTCAACCACACGAGCTACCACCGGGGCTTCGTCGCGGATCTCCTCAGGCAAATCCCGGCACGGGCGCCGGTCACCGATCTGCCGGTCTTTATCAGGGATCGTTCGCGCGGCGCCGGCGCATAG
- a CDS encoding tetratricopeptide repeat protein, with translation MTHERYASVLTLVRCLAGASPLDDRDAVLDEAFAQLHRTTSPVEADRLDRLIWQRWGSAGNRAARRLLGDASKSLAVGDEATALALLDQAILEDPDFPEAWNRRATILFMLGRHDRSIADIERVLVLEPRHYGALAGLGQILLQAEAWGEALLVFEAALAINPHLESVRRLVRRLRRLDGGAARPTPLLDQPP, from the coding sequence ATGACCCACGAACGCTACGCTTCCGTCCTGACGTTGGTACGCTGCCTTGCTGGCGCGAGCCCGCTCGACGATCGCGACGCGGTGCTCGACGAGGCGTTCGCCCAGCTGCATCGGACGACCTCGCCGGTCGAGGCGGACCGGCTCGACCGGCTGATCTGGCAGCGCTGGGGCAGCGCCGGCAATCGCGCCGCCCGCCGATTGCTGGGTGACGCGTCCAAGTCGCTCGCCGTCGGCGACGAAGCGACGGCACTCGCCCTCCTCGATCAGGCGATCCTGGAGGACCCGGATTTCCCCGAAGCCTGGAACCGGCGTGCGACCATCCTGTTCATGCTCGGCCGCCACGACCGATCGATCGCCGATATCGAGCGCGTGCTGGTGCTCGAACCGCGGCACTACGGCGCGCTTGCCGGCCTGGGGCAGATCCTGCTGCAGGCGGAGGCCTGGGGCGAGGCGCTTCTGGTGTTCGAGGCGGCGCTCGCCATCAATCCCCACCTGGAAAGCGTCCGCCGCCTGGTCCGCCGCCTGCGGCGGCTCGATGGCGGCGCCGCTCGCCCGACCCCGCTTCTCGACCAGCCGCCTTGA
- a CDS encoding xanthine dehydrogenase family protein molybdopterin-binding subunit: MGQFGMGQSVRRTEDQRFITGYGRYTDDINLPHQAYAHVLRSPHASARITRIDISAAAAAPGVLAVLTGKDLAADGIGPIPCTAPITNIDGTPGKFPPHPALVIDRVRHVGDQVALVVATSAAAARDAAELVEVDYDILPAIADTGSALESGKPLVWDDIPNNLCFDWHMGDKAATEAGFAKAARVAKIDLVNNRVIVASMEPRNALGFYDRGEDRYTLYTGSQGSHTLRKLLSGNVLKVPEAKIRVVTPDVGGGFGMKLFLYPEQVLVLWAAKKVGVPVKWSAERGEAFLTDTHGRDHVTHAEVAMDENGRFLAWRFETTANLGAYLSNYGPFIPTAAGSGMLAGVYASPALYVRVKGVFTHTTPVDAYRGAGRPEAAYVVERLVDKAARELGLAPEELRRRNFIRPEQMPFRTAGGLTYDSGDFRKNMEDALTNIDQAGFLARKAEAARRGKLRGLGIACYIEQCGGGSDEMAELRFDPSGGVTLLIGSQSSGQGHQTAYAQLVADGLGLPFESIRVVQGDSDTVSFGRGTGGSRSLPVGGAATSLAVGKVIERGRKIAAHLLEAAEADIEFKDGQFTIAGTDRKMDLVAVVKASFNGKLPAGMEGGFDETARWTPPAGTFPNGTHAVEVEVDPETGETQILRYVVVDDFGAVVNPLLLEGQVHGGVGQGVGQALLEGVVYDADSGQLVTGSFMDYAMPRALHLPDIEFSYNVVPCKTNLLGIKGAGEAGAIGAPPAVINAIVDALAPRGIEHVDMPATPLAVWQALQAAAPAEAAE; this comes from the coding sequence ATGGGCCAGTTCGGAATGGGGCAGTCGGTGCGGCGGACCGAGGACCAGCGTTTCATCACCGGCTACGGCCGCTACACCGACGACATCAACCTGCCGCACCAGGCCTATGCCCATGTCCTGCGCTCGCCCCATGCCTCGGCGCGGATCACCCGCATCGACATTAGCGCCGCCGCAGCCGCACCGGGCGTGCTCGCCGTACTCACCGGCAAGGACCTCGCGGCCGACGGCATCGGCCCCATCCCCTGCACGGCGCCGATCACGAACATCGACGGCACGCCGGGCAAGTTCCCGCCCCACCCGGCACTGGTGATCGACCGGGTCCGCCATGTCGGCGACCAGGTGGCGCTCGTGGTTGCAACCAGCGCCGCCGCGGCACGCGACGCGGCCGAGCTCGTCGAGGTCGACTACGACATCCTGCCGGCCATCGCCGATACCGGCTCGGCGCTCGAGTCCGGCAAGCCGCTGGTCTGGGACGATATCCCCAACAACCTCTGCTTCGACTGGCACATGGGCGACAAGGCGGCGACCGAGGCCGGCTTCGCCAAGGCCGCGCGCGTCGCCAAGATCGACCTCGTCAACAACCGCGTCATCGTCGCCTCGATGGAACCGCGCAACGCGCTGGGCTTCTATGACCGCGGCGAGGACCGCTACACGCTCTACACCGGCAGCCAGGGCTCGCACACGCTGCGCAAGCTGCTGTCCGGCAATGTGCTGAAGGTGCCCGAGGCCAAGATCCGCGTGGTGACGCCCGACGTCGGCGGCGGCTTCGGCATGAAGCTGTTCCTCTATCCCGAGCAGGTCCTGGTGCTGTGGGCCGCGAAGAAGGTCGGCGTGCCGGTCAAATGGTCGGCCGAGCGCGGCGAGGCGTTCCTGACCGACACCCATGGCCGCGATCACGTGACCCATGCCGAGGTCGCGATGGACGAGAACGGCCGGTTCCTGGCCTGGCGCTTCGAGACGACAGCCAATCTCGGCGCCTATCTCTCGAACTACGGGCCGTTCATCCCGACCGCGGCCGGCTCCGGCATGCTGGCCGGCGTCTATGCCTCCCCGGCGCTCTATGTGCGGGTCAAGGGCGTGTTCACCCATACGACGCCGGTCGACGCCTATCGCGGCGCCGGCCGGCCCGAAGCGGCCTATGTGGTCGAGCGCCTGGTCGACAAGGCGGCGCGCGAGCTGGGCCTGGCGCCTGAGGAGCTGCGCCGGCGCAACTTCATCCGGCCGGAGCAGATGCCGTTCCGCACCGCGGGCGGGCTCACCTACGACAGCGGCGACTTCCGGAAGAACATGGAAGACGCGCTCACGAACATCGACCAGGCCGGCTTCCTGGCGCGCAAGGCGGAAGCGGCCAGGCGCGGCAAGCTGCGCGGGCTCGGCATCGCCTGCTACATCGAGCAGTGCGGCGGCGGTTCCGACGAGATGGCGGAGCTGCGCTTCGACCCGTCGGGCGGTGTCACTCTGCTGATCGGCAGCCAATCCTCCGGCCAGGGCCATCAGACCGCCTATGCCCAGCTCGTCGCCGACGGGCTGGGCCTGCCCTTCGAGAGCATCCGCGTCGTCCAGGGCGACAGCGACACAGTGTCGTTCGGTCGCGGCACCGGCGGCTCGCGCTCGCTGCCGGTCGGCGGTGCCGCGACCTCGCTCGCCGTCGGCAAGGTGATCGAGCGCGGCCGCAAGATCGCGGCCCATCTCCTGGAAGCGGCCGAGGCGGACATCGAGTTCAAGGACGGCCAGTTCACCATCGCCGGCACGGACCGCAAGATGGACCTGGTCGCCGTGGTGAAGGCGTCCTTCAACGGCAAGCTGCCCGCCGGCATGGAGGGTGGCTTCGACGAGACCGCGCGCTGGACGCCGCCGGCCGGCACCTTCCCGAACGGCACCCACGCGGTCGAGGTCGAGGTCGACCCCGAGACCGGCGAGACCCAGATCCTGCGCTATGTCGTGGTCGACGATTTCGGCGCGGTGGTGAACCCGCTGCTGCTCGAGGGCCAGGTCCATGGCGGCGTCGGCCAGGGCGTCGGCCAGGCGCTGCTCGAGGGCGTCGTCTACGATGCCGATTCGGGCCAGCTCGTGACCGGCTCGTTCATGGACTACGCCATGCCGCGGGCGCTGCACCTGCCCGACATCGAGTTCTCGTACAATGTCGTGCCGTGCAAGACGAATCTGCTCGGCATCAAGGGCGCCGGCGAAGCGGGCGCCATCGGCGCGCCGCCGGCGGTGATCAATGCCATCGTCGATGCGCTGGCGCCGCGCGGCATCGAGCATGTCGACATGCCGGCGACGCCGCTCGCCGTCTGGCAGGCGCTCCAGGCTGCGGCCCCGGCGGAAGCTGCCGAATAG
- the groL gene encoding chaperonin GroEL (60 kDa chaperone family; promotes refolding of misfolded polypeptides especially under stressful conditions; forms two stacked rings of heptamers to form a barrel-shaped 14mer; ends can be capped by GroES; misfolded proteins enter the barrel where they are refolded when GroES binds), translating into MAAKEVKFAGDARDKMLRGVDILANAVKVTLGPKGRNVVIDKSFGAPRITKDGVTVAKEIELSDKFENMGAQMVREVASKTNDLAGDGTTTATVLAQAIVKEGAKAVAAGMNPMDLKRGIDMAVEAVITTVKAQSKKISTNEEIEQVGRISANGDADIAKKIAEAMAKVGNEGVITVEEAKSLETELDVVEGMQFDRGYLSPYFVTNAEKMVADLENPYILIHEKKLSGLQALLPVLEAVVQSGRPLLIIAEDVEGEALATLVVNKLRGGLKIAAVKAPGFGDRRKAMLEDIAILTDGQLISEELGIKLENVTLDMLGKAKKITITKEETTIVDGAGAKADIEGRVAQIRAQIEETTSDYDREKLQERLAKLAGGVAVIRVGGATEVEVKEKKDRVDDAMHATRAAVEEGIVPGGGVTLLYAAKAIEKLKPANNDQQVGINLVKKALQAPVRQIAENSGVDGSIIVGKLLDSTDVNWGYDAQKGEFTDMIKAGIIDPTKVVRVALQDAASVAGLLITTEAMIADKPEKKAPPMPGGDMGGMGGMDF; encoded by the coding sequence ATGGCTGCCAAGGAAGTTAAGTTTGCAGGCGACGCGCGCGACAAGATGCTGCGCGGCGTCGACATCCTCGCCAACGCCGTCAAGGTGACCTTGGGCCCGAAGGGCCGCAACGTCGTCATCGACAAGTCGTTCGGCGCACCGCGCATCACCAAGGACGGCGTTACCGTCGCCAAGGAGATCGAGCTCTCGGACAAGTTCGAGAACATGGGCGCGCAGATGGTTCGTGAGGTCGCGTCCAAGACGAACGACCTCGCCGGCGACGGCACCACGACCGCGACCGTGCTGGCCCAGGCGATCGTCAAGGAAGGCGCCAAGGCGGTGGCCGCCGGCATGAATCCGATGGACCTGAAGCGCGGCATCGACATGGCCGTCGAGGCCGTGATCACCACGGTCAAGGCCCAGTCCAAGAAGATCTCGACCAACGAAGAGATCGAGCAGGTCGGCCGCATCTCGGCGAACGGTGATGCGGACATCGCCAAGAAGATCGCCGAGGCGATGGCCAAGGTCGGCAACGAGGGCGTGATCACGGTCGAAGAGGCGAAGAGCCTCGAGACCGAGCTCGACGTCGTCGAGGGCATGCAGTTCGACCGCGGCTACCTGTCGCCGTACTTCGTGACCAACGCCGAGAAGATGGTCGCGGACCTCGAGAACCCGTACATCCTGATCCACGAGAAGAAGCTCTCGGGCCTGCAGGCGCTGCTGCCGGTGCTGGAAGCCGTCGTGCAGTCGGGCCGTCCGCTGCTGATCATCGCCGAGGACGTCGAAGGCGAGGCCTTGGCCACGCTCGTCGTCAACAAGCTGCGCGGTGGCCTCAAGATCGCCGCGGTCAAGGCGCCGGGCTTCGGTGACCGCCGCAAGGCGATGCTGGAAGACATCGCGATCCTGACCGACGGCCAGCTGATCAGCGAAGAGCTGGGCATCAAGCTCGAGAACGTCACGCTCGACATGCTCGGCAAGGCCAAGAAGATCACGATCACCAAGGAAGAGACCACGATCGTCGACGGTGCCGGCGCCAAGGCCGACATCGAAGGCCGCGTCGCCCAGATCCGCGCGCAGATCGAGGAGACGACCTCGGACTACGACCGTGAGAAGCTCCAGGAGCGCCTGGCCAAGCTCGCGGGCGGCGTCGCGGTCATCCGCGTCGGCGGTGCGACCGAGGTCGAGGTCAAGGAGAAGAAGGACCGCGTCGACGACGCGATGCACGCGACCCGTGCGGCGGTCGAGGAAGGCATCGTCCCGGGCGGCGGCGTCACGCTGCTCTACGCCGCCAAGGCGATCGAAAAGCTGAAGCCGGCAAACAACGACCAGCAGGTCGGCATCAACCTGGTGAAGAAGGCGCTGCAGGCGCCGGTTCGCCAGATCGCCGAGAACTCGGGCGTCGACGGCTCGATCATCGTCGGCAAGCTGCTCGACTCGACCGATGTCAACTGGGGCTACGACGCCCAGAAGGGCGAGTTCACCGACATGATCAAGGCCGGCATCATCGATCCGACCAAGGTCGTGCGCGTGGCGCTCCAGGACGCGGCCTCGGTCGCCGGCCTGCTCATCACCACCGAGGCGATGATTGCCGACAAGCCGGAGAAGAAGGCCCCGCCGATGCCGGGTGGCGACATGGGCGGCATGGGCGGCATGGACTTCTAA